The DNA window GCCGCACAAGCAGCGCGCGGAGCAACGCCGCCAGGGCGCAAGAGGGCCTCCTGAACGGCCCGGGCTACTCCGTCATGCAGTCGGGGTGGTACCAGGTGTCGGTCTCGCGGTTCCAGTACAGCTCCTTCTTCAGCCCGATGCCCTTGCACTTGGCGCACGGGGCGTTCGGCCAGGCGGCCCACTGGTCCGCCTTCTCGTCCCAGGCGGTGAAGGTCTTGCCCTGGAACTGCCGGGGCTCCTTGTGCATCCAGGAGTCGTCCTCCTTGAAGAACTCCACGATCTTGTCCCAGAAGCCCATCGAATCCCCCCTCTTCGTCGTCGCCTGCACGCTCACCTATCACATCCGGGCCCCGGCGTAAACCGGCCTGTCCGCCGGCTTCGGCCGCGGCGGCCGCCTCCATCCTACCCGTCCGCCGGGCCTCGCGCCAGTCCGTGCGCCGCCGGGCGCTTCAGGGGCCGGCGAGGAGGGTCACGTCGGCGAGGCGGGAGCTCCCGGTGAGGGCCATGAGCAGCCGGTCGACGCCGAGCGCGTTGCCGGCGCAGGGCGGGACGCCGGACGCCAGCGCGTCGAGGAACGCGCGGTCGACGGGGTAGGGCTCCTTCCCGCGGCGGGCGCGCTCGGCGTTGTCGCGGGCGAAGCGCTCCTCCTGCTCGCGCGCGTCGGTCAGCTCCGAGAAGCCGTTGCAGATCTCGAGGCCGTCGAGGAGGAGCTCGACGCGCTCGCAGACCGCGGGATCGTCGGCCTTGCGCCGCGCGAGCGCCCCGGCCGGCGCCGGCCAGTCCGTGAGGAAGACCGCGCCGAGCTCCGCGAGCCGCGGCTCGACCTTCTCGACAAAGTCCTCGAAGAAGCGCTCTTCGTCGAACGCGCGCGAGGGGCGCCACCGGGCCCAGCGGCCGTAGGCTTCGTCGACCGTGAGGCGCGCGAACGGGCGCGGCCAGCTCCCGAGGCGTGTCGGGACGCCCTCGTCCTCGAGCGCGGCGGCCGCCACGGCCACGAGCTCCTCGGTGGTCGCCATCAGGTCGTGGTAGTCCTCGCCGCCGGCGTACCACTCGAGCAGGGTGAACTCCGGCGCGTGCCGCTCCCCGCGCTCCCCGGCGCGGAAGGCGCGCGCGACCTGGACGATGCGCGTGCAGCCGGCGGCCAGGAGCTTCTTCATCTCCAGCTCGGGTGAGGTGGCGAGATGTCGCCCCGAACCCGCCGGGATCGCGTCCACGTGCGCGTCGATCCCCGGGCAGACCACGCGCTGGGGCGTCTCGACTTCAATGAAGCCGCGCTCCTGGAACCAGCCGCGCAGCCGGCGCACCACGAAGTCGCGCAGCCGCAGCCGCTCGTGCAGCGGCCTTGAACGGTAGCGGTGCCGG is part of the bacterium genome and encodes:
- a CDS encoding amino acid--tRNA ligase-related protein; translation: MDRHRYRSRPLHERLRLRDFVVRRLRGWFQERGFIEVETPQRVVCPGIDAHVDAIPAGSGRHLATSPELEMKKLLAAGCTRIVQVARAFRAGERGERHAPEFTLLEWYAGGEDYHDLMATTEELVAVAAAALEDEGVPTRLGSWPRPFARLTVDEAYGRWARWRPSRAFDEERFFEDFVEKVEPRLAELGAVFLTDWPAPAGALARRKADDPAVCERVELLLDGLEICNGFSELTDAREQEERFARDNAERARRGKEPYPVDRAFLDALASGVPPCAGNALGVDRLLMALTGSSRLADVTLLAGP